A single Vespula vulgaris chromosome 3, iyVesVulg1.1, whole genome shotgun sequence DNA region contains:
- the LOC127062410 gene encoding U6 snRNA-associated Sm-like protein LSm6, which translates to MSRKEALSQFIQQIHGRPVVVKLNSGVDYRGVLACLDGYMNIALEQTEEYVNGQLKDKYGDAFIRGNNVLYISTQKRRT; encoded by the exons ATGAGTCGTAAAGAAGCTTTATCGCAATTTATTCAACAAATTCATGGCAGACCTGTAGTTGTTAAATTAAATAGTGGCGTTGATTAcagag gTGTATTAGCTTGTCTCGATGGCTACATGAATATAGCATTAGAACAAACAGAGGAATATGTTAATGGACAATTAAAGGACAAGTATGGTGATGCTTTTATACGTggtaataatgtattatatatcagTACACAGAAGCGTAGAACATAG
- the LOC127062407 gene encoding protein TIPIN homolog, with product MNALSDFSDQEDDILAEYEKEDTDKDDKNLNDVDEEEQKENVPRRIDPSTSQRHVVRNPIPKLNTERLKGPKGIHTIEKHFEGFKFHGKGYEKKDLDRVMKRLEHWAHRLFPKLDFDDFLEKTEKLGSKKDLSVFVTKYRNDMITFDDAEILQNNASDDEPIETNVAVDAFDLLIAEQIEKQKEVLVQHNPKTNDISINDQANDMLFENELEQCSTQTDKVIETNNSQTNTSELSDEIKERIERNRQLAIERRLARLKAIKENEKKKEIGEDIEMEIPN from the coding sequence ATGAATGCATTGTCAGATTTTTCTGATCAGGAGGATGATATATTGGCAgagtatgaaaaagaagatactgacaaagatgataaaaatttaaacgatgttgatgaagaagaacaaaaagagaatgttcCAAGAAGAATTGATCCTTCCACGTCACAGAGACATGTCGTACGTAATCCTATACCTAAGCTAAATACAGAACGTTTGAAAGGTCCTAAAGGTATACATACCATCGAAAAACATTTTGAAGGATTTAAATTTCATGGCAaaggatatgaaaaaaaggatttgGACCGTGTTATGAAAAGATTAGAACATTGGGCACATAGGTTGTTTCCAAAATTAGATTTTGATGACTTTttagaaaaaacagagaagcTTGGTTCTAAAAAAGATCTCTCAGTATTTGTAacaaaatatagaaatgataTGATAACATTTGATGATGctgaaattttacaaaataacgCAAGTGATGATGAACCTATAGAAACTAATGTTGCTGTTGATGCATTTGATTTACTGATTGCCGAACAAATTGAAAAACAGAAGGAGGTATTGGTACAACATAATCCTAAGACAaatgatatatctataaatgaTCAAGCTAATGATATGTTGTTTGAAAATGAATTGGAGCAATGTTCTACTCAAACTGATAAAGTCATAGAAACAAACAACTCACAAACTAATACTTCTGAGTTAAGTgatgaaataaaggaaagaattgaaagaaacAGACAACTAGCTATTGAACGAAGACTTGCTAGATTAAAagctataaaagaaaatgagaaaaaaaaggaaataggaGAGGATATTGAAATGGAAATACCAAACTAA
- the LOC127062397 gene encoding very long-chain-fatty-acid--CoA ligase bubblegum isoform X1, which translates to MVILLCKENMTAVQPVSSNSILNGYTRNDKVLNGSCIRYAVASKTGLDGPDQVLMSDVNVTTEANGRIRIQLGEDINATLPVSVPGVLSAIAKKYPDQIALVSRPGPDGTNTTYTYKEYETEVKTVAKAFLKLGLERYHSVCILGFNSPQWFISDIAAIYAGGFAAGIYTTNSPEACQYCAQHSKANIIVVEDSKQLEKILQIKKHLVDLKAIIQYEGIPKEKDILSWDELLEIGKKESDDKLEGVLKTIGVNECCTLVYTSGTVGNPKAVMLSHDNLIHDSRAIRKYINFIDTEEILISYLPLSHVAAQIVDIFLSMSVAGTVYFADKNALKGSLIETLLVAKPTAFLGVPRVWEKIYEKMQLVARNNGRVKTWIATWAKSQGLIYNTNKMNGIDYKHWGYIIAKWLVFDKVKTNLGLNRCKLFITAAAPLSVEIKKYFLSLDIPIMEAFGMSESSGAHTITSSNNCRLGSVGSVLPGFRTKLDNPNETGEGEICMYGRHIFMGYLNEPEKTKETKDEEGWLHSGDLGRLDSNGLLYVTGRIKELIITAGGENVPPVHIEQLILSELPVLSNALLIGDKRKYLTVLVTLKSEVKADTGEPLDTLIPSTLTWLKSIGSNAKTVTDIVNSRDPLVLNEIEEAIKRANTKAISNAQKVQKFRILPHDFSIPTGELGPTLKLKRNIVYNMYADLIEEMYQ; encoded by the exons ATGGTTATTCTACTCTGCAAAG AAAATATGACTGCTGTGCAGCCTGTTTCATCGAACAGTATTCTTAATGGCTATACTAGAAATGACAAg gTACTTAATGGGTCTTGTATTCGATATGCGGTAGCTAGTAAAACAGGCCTCGATG GCCCGGATCAGGTGTTAATGTCAGATGTAAATGTAACAACAGAAGCTAATGGTCGAATTAGGATACAATTGGGTGAAGACATTAATGCAACATTGCCTGTTTCTGTACCTGGTGTTTTATCGGCAATTGCTAAGAAGTATCCGGATCAAATAGCTTTGGTGTCACGACCAGGACCGGATGGTACAAATACAACATACACTTATAA agaATATGAGACTGAAGTAAAAACTGTAGCCAAAGCATTTTTAAAACTGGGCTTAGAAAGATATCATAGCGTTTGTATTCTAGGATTTAATAGTCCACAATGGTTCATATCTGATATCGCTGCTATATATGCTGG AGGATTCGCTGCTGGGATTTACACGACAAACTCTCCAGAAGCATGTCAATATTGTGCACAACACAGTAAAGCAAATATAATAGTTGTAGAAGATTCTaaacaattagaaaaaatattacaaattaaaaaacatttagTCGATTTAAAGGCTATTATTCAATATGAAGGAATTcctaaagagaaagacatatTAAGC tgggatgaattattagaaataggTAAAAAAGAATCTGATGATAAATTAGAAGGAGTTCTAAAAACCATTGGTGTTAACGAATGTTGTACATTAGTATATACT TCTGGCACAGTTGGTAATCCAAAAGCTGTGATGTTAAGTCATGATAATCTTATACATGATTCAAGAGCCATtaggaaatatattaattttatagatacagaagaaattttaatcaGTTATTTACCACTGTCTCATGTTGCAGCACAG atagtTGACATATTTCTATCTATGTCTGTAGCAGGTACAGTATATTTTGCAGATAAAAATGCTCTTAAAGGAAGTTTAATAGAAACGTTACTGGTAGCAAAGCCTACTGCTTTCTTGGGTGTACCAAGAGTTTgggaaaaaatttatgaaaaaatgcAATTAGTAGCACGTAACAATGGACGTGTAAAAACTTGGATAGCAACTTGGGCAAAATCCCAAGGCctaatttataatacgaataaaatgaatggTATAGATTACAAACATTGGGGTTACATTATAGCTAAATGGCTTGTCTTCgataaagtaaaaacaaatttagGTTTAAACagatgtaaattatttatcactGCAGCAGCACCTTTAAGTgtagaaattaagaaatattttttgagcCTAGATATTCCTATAATGGAAGCATTTGGTATGTCCGAATCTAGCGGAGCACATACTATAACTTCAAGTAATAATTGCAG atTAGGCAGCGTTGGTTCTGTTCTACCTGGTTTTCGTACGAAATTAGATAATCCTAATGAAACTGGTGAAGGAGAAATTTGTATGTATGGTCGACATATTTTTATGGGATATTTGAATGAAccagaaaaaacaaaagaaactaAAGATGAAGAGGGATGGTTGCACAGTGGTGATCTTGGCAGATTAGATTCTAATGGCTTATTATACGTTACcg GCAGAATAAAAGAGCTGATCATTACAGCAGGTGGAGAAAATGTACCACCTGTGCACATAGAACAATTAATCTTATCCGAATTACCTGTTCTTAGTAATGCCTTGCTAATtggagataaaagaaaatatctcacAGTTTTAGTTACGTTAAAG tccGAAGTAAAAGCAGATACTGGCGAACCATTAGATACGTTAATTCCAAGTACATTAACGTGGTTAAAGTCTATTGGAAGTAATGCAAAGACGGTCACCGATATTGTCAATTCAAGAGATCCACTC GTACTTAACGAAATAGAAGAAGCTATTAAAAGAGCTAATACAAAAGCAATCAGTAATGCACAGAAAGTACAAAAATTCCGAATTTTACCACACGATTTCTCTATTCCAACGGGAGAATTAGGTCCAACattaaaactaaaaagaaatattgtttataatatgtatgccGATCTTATTGAAGAAAtgtatcaatga
- the LOC127062397 gene encoding long-chain-fatty-acid--CoA ligase ACSBG2 isoform X2 produces MTAVQPVSSNSILNGYTRNDKVLNGSCIRYAVASKTGLDGPDQVLMSDVNVTTEANGRIRIQLGEDINATLPVSVPGVLSAIAKKYPDQIALVSRPGPDGTNTTYTYKEYETEVKTVAKAFLKLGLERYHSVCILGFNSPQWFISDIAAIYAGGFAAGIYTTNSPEACQYCAQHSKANIIVVEDSKQLEKILQIKKHLVDLKAIIQYEGIPKEKDILSWDELLEIGKKESDDKLEGVLKTIGVNECCTLVYTSGTVGNPKAVMLSHDNLIHDSRAIRKYINFIDTEEILISYLPLSHVAAQIVDIFLSMSVAGTVYFADKNALKGSLIETLLVAKPTAFLGVPRVWEKIYEKMQLVARNNGRVKTWIATWAKSQGLIYNTNKMNGIDYKHWGYIIAKWLVFDKVKTNLGLNRCKLFITAAAPLSVEIKKYFLSLDIPIMEAFGMSESSGAHTITSSNNCRLGSVGSVLPGFRTKLDNPNETGEGEICMYGRHIFMGYLNEPEKTKETKDEEGWLHSGDLGRLDSNGLLYVTGRIKELIITAGGENVPPVHIEQLILSELPVLSNALLIGDKRKYLTVLVTLKSEVKADTGEPLDTLIPSTLTWLKSIGSNAKTVTDIVNSRDPLVLNEIEEAIKRANTKAISNAQKVQKFRILPHDFSIPTGELGPTLKLKRNIVYNMYADLIEEMYQ; encoded by the exons ATGACTGCTGTGCAGCCTGTTTCATCGAACAGTATTCTTAATGGCTATACTAGAAATGACAAg gTACTTAATGGGTCTTGTATTCGATATGCGGTAGCTAGTAAAACAGGCCTCGATG GCCCGGATCAGGTGTTAATGTCAGATGTAAATGTAACAACAGAAGCTAATGGTCGAATTAGGATACAATTGGGTGAAGACATTAATGCAACATTGCCTGTTTCTGTACCTGGTGTTTTATCGGCAATTGCTAAGAAGTATCCGGATCAAATAGCTTTGGTGTCACGACCAGGACCGGATGGTACAAATACAACATACACTTATAA agaATATGAGACTGAAGTAAAAACTGTAGCCAAAGCATTTTTAAAACTGGGCTTAGAAAGATATCATAGCGTTTGTATTCTAGGATTTAATAGTCCACAATGGTTCATATCTGATATCGCTGCTATATATGCTGG AGGATTCGCTGCTGGGATTTACACGACAAACTCTCCAGAAGCATGTCAATATTGTGCACAACACAGTAAAGCAAATATAATAGTTGTAGAAGATTCTaaacaattagaaaaaatattacaaattaaaaaacatttagTCGATTTAAAGGCTATTATTCAATATGAAGGAATTcctaaagagaaagacatatTAAGC tgggatgaattattagaaataggTAAAAAAGAATCTGATGATAAATTAGAAGGAGTTCTAAAAACCATTGGTGTTAACGAATGTTGTACATTAGTATATACT TCTGGCACAGTTGGTAATCCAAAAGCTGTGATGTTAAGTCATGATAATCTTATACATGATTCAAGAGCCATtaggaaatatattaattttatagatacagaagaaattttaatcaGTTATTTACCACTGTCTCATGTTGCAGCACAG atagtTGACATATTTCTATCTATGTCTGTAGCAGGTACAGTATATTTTGCAGATAAAAATGCTCTTAAAGGAAGTTTAATAGAAACGTTACTGGTAGCAAAGCCTACTGCTTTCTTGGGTGTACCAAGAGTTTgggaaaaaatttatgaaaaaatgcAATTAGTAGCACGTAACAATGGACGTGTAAAAACTTGGATAGCAACTTGGGCAAAATCCCAAGGCctaatttataatacgaataaaatgaatggTATAGATTACAAACATTGGGGTTACATTATAGCTAAATGGCTTGTCTTCgataaagtaaaaacaaatttagGTTTAAACagatgtaaattatttatcactGCAGCAGCACCTTTAAGTgtagaaattaagaaatattttttgagcCTAGATATTCCTATAATGGAAGCATTTGGTATGTCCGAATCTAGCGGAGCACATACTATAACTTCAAGTAATAATTGCAG atTAGGCAGCGTTGGTTCTGTTCTACCTGGTTTTCGTACGAAATTAGATAATCCTAATGAAACTGGTGAAGGAGAAATTTGTATGTATGGTCGACATATTTTTATGGGATATTTGAATGAAccagaaaaaacaaaagaaactaAAGATGAAGAGGGATGGTTGCACAGTGGTGATCTTGGCAGATTAGATTCTAATGGCTTATTATACGTTACcg GCAGAATAAAAGAGCTGATCATTACAGCAGGTGGAGAAAATGTACCACCTGTGCACATAGAACAATTAATCTTATCCGAATTACCTGTTCTTAGTAATGCCTTGCTAATtggagataaaagaaaatatctcacAGTTTTAGTTACGTTAAAG tccGAAGTAAAAGCAGATACTGGCGAACCATTAGATACGTTAATTCCAAGTACATTAACGTGGTTAAAGTCTATTGGAAGTAATGCAAAGACGGTCACCGATATTGTCAATTCAAGAGATCCACTC GTACTTAACGAAATAGAAGAAGCTATTAAAAGAGCTAATACAAAAGCAATCAGTAATGCACAGAAAGTACAAAAATTCCGAATTTTACCACACGATTTCTCTATTCCAACGGGAGAATTAGGTCCAACattaaaactaaaaagaaatattgtttataatatgtatgccGATCTTATTGAAGAAAtgtatcaatga
- the LOC127062409 gene encoding alpha-endosulfine: MSDDQTNEPTVELSSNDIEKLEEAKLKAKFPNAIGRPISGHSAFLQKRLAKGQKYFDSGDYQMAKQKSAAKPKPAGILPTGDAIPTPESVPQRKTSIIQQKFNTSTTS, encoded by the exons ATGAGCGACGATCAGACAAACGAACCAACTGTCGAG tTGTCATCAAATGATATCGAAAAATTAGAGGAAGCTAAATTAAAAGCTAAATTTCCAAATGCGATTGGACGTCCGATTAGTGGTCACTCagcatttttacaaaaaagattaGCCAAAGGT caaaaatattttgattctGGAGATTATCAAATGGCAAAACAAAAATCGGCAGCTAAGCCAAAACCTGCTGGCATTTTACCAACAGGTGATGCTATTCCTACACCAGAAAGCGTGCCACAACGTAAAACTTCTATTAttcaacaaaaatttaatacatcAACAACATCTTAA
- the LOC127062408 gene encoding uncharacterized protein LOC127062408: MDSKKAESTKNDYINAKTEYDRLRAENDVLQALRKGLEECKKENVSCEKDLMEFYRLRLDSQTTNKKRTEELDKGSLIMKSEELSSFDKTTLDIAKRRKNIADMEYNLSLKEINMELNFLNMKVGSLQNKINCMQKSINSANGFIHKAEKDVDDFCSQDIFMKMKLKEYNQALEKLEGDLESLKVKDLQSYLILEKYKQYLDMVEEKVKVDKLLDKYHDLPPNILQAKVILENKQRDYDQLENTFLQYNKRF; encoded by the exons ATGGATTCTAAAAAG GCAGAGTCAACTAAGAATGATTATATTAATGCAAAAACAGAATACGATAGACTGCGTGCAGAAAATGATGTACTGCAAGCATTGCGAAAAGGATTAGAGgaatgtaagaaagaaaatgtatcatGTGAAAAAGATCTAATGGAATTCTATAGATTACGATTAGATTCACAaactacaaataaaaaaagaactgaGGAATTAGATAAAGGTTCTTTGATTATGAAATCAGAAGAGTTGTCTTCTTTTGACAAAACAACATTAGATATTgctaaacgaagaaaaaatattgctgACATGGAATacaatctttctttaaaagagataaatatggAATTAAACTTTCTAAATATGAAAGTTGGATCTcttcaaaacaaaattaattgcaTGCAGAAATCAATAAATTCCGCTAATGGCTTTATACACAAAGCAGAAAAAGATGTGGATGATTTCTGTTCTCAAGATATCttcatgaaaatgaaattaaaagaatataatcagGCCTTAGAGAAGTTAGAAGGTGATTTAGAGAGCTTAAAAGTCAAAGATTTACAATCATATTTGATATTAGAAAAGTATAAACAATATCTAGACATGGTAGAAGAAAAGGTCAAAGTAGATAAACTTTTAGATAAATATCATGATCTACCACCAAATATATTGCAAGCTAAAGtaattcttgaaaataaacaaagagatTATGATCAACTTGAGAATACATTCTTACAATATAATAAGAGATTTTAA
- the LOC127062404 gene encoding uncharacterized protein LOC127062404 — protein MSLVAYDSSDDNSEDEEVNSIECSDNKNDLTFLTKRLNKDLCLPAPKNNTDVELTVNNESLSTFNWDILPKPKNTSIKQVDLKEEGEIPAKKEIEQEKRPTKKPVKIMIRSLCEFKDLDEEDKKKQSRIAPIEKGSGLFSILPAPKIVEQKSTKSLIPNVVVKSQNVSTTKKIISSSDKLEKSNYESNSEDEGESDANKNDNHESGIDFFALNTVKSETNTDSITLDSQNIESSDFVSMSTLFNESKIKNNTNANTIVRDNNTEQYAQNSNLTLVSNVINLPKEEILIKNKAEVGPKLPVPEQEYNVDAEGNVAFDEKAIEYLCGRRGIKRKNKEMEEANIIEISGDDIKPDEREWLVKALTEEPVQRPVSMQNSGINFQSKKKHQITYLAHQAKAMELELKNQWALNRMTRKQTQSKYGF, from the exons atgagtCTTGTGGCGTACGATAGTAGCGATGATAATTCCGAAGATGAAGAAGTTAATTCTATCGAGTGtagtgataataaaaatgatctaacCTTTCTAACCAAACGTTTGAACAAAGATTTATGTTTACCTGCACCAAAAAATAACACGGATGTAGAATTAACTGTAAATAATGAATCATTATCAACATTTAATTGGGATATATTGCCAAAACCTAAAAATACGAGCATAAAACAAGTGGATTTGAAGGAGGAAGGTGAAATTCCGgcgaagaaggaaatagaacaagaaaaaaggccAACTAAGAAACCAGTCAAAATAATGATTAGATCCTTATGCGAA tTCAAAGATCTCGATGaagaggataagaaaaaacaaagtagGATTGCACCAATAGAA AAAGGATCAGgacttttttctatcttaccaGCTCCTAAGATAGTAGAGCAAAAAAGTACCAAGTCTTTAATACCAAATGTTGTTGTTAAATCTCAAAATGTATCgactacaaaaaaaattatatcatctAGCGACAAGCTGGAAAAATCTAACTACGAGTCAAATTCTGAAGATGAAGGGGAAAGCgatgcaaataaaaatgataatcacGAATCTGGCATAGATTTCTTTGCTTTGAATACAGTCAAATCTGAGACAAATACAGATTCTATAACATTGGATTCGCAGAATATAGAAAGTAGTGATTTTGTATCAATGTCCACACTTTTTAAtgaatctaaaataaaaaataatacgaatgcGAATACTATTGTACGTGACAATAACACGGAGCAATACGCTCAAAATTCGAATTTAACCTTAGTAAGTAACGTTATAAATTTaccaaaagaagaaatattaataaaaaataaagcagaAGTTGGACCAAAATTACCCGTTCCAGAACAAGAATATAATGTCGATGCTGAAGGTAATGTAGCATTCGATGAAAAAGCTATAGAATACCTGTGTGGTAGGAGaggtataaagagaaaaaataaggaaatggAAGAAGCAAACATAATTGAAATCAGTGGCGATGATATTAAACCAGATGAAAGGGAATGGTTGGTGAAAGCATTGACGGAAGAACCTGTACAGAGGCCTGTGTCTATGCAAAATAGTGGAATTAATTTTCAGTCAAAAAAGAAGCATCAAATTACGTACTTGGCGCATCAAGCTAAAGCTATGGAACTTGAATTGAAGAATCAATGGGCTCTTAATAGAATGACAAGGAAACAAACACAATCCAAGTATggtttttaa